Proteins from a single region of Chrysemys picta bellii isolate R12L10 chromosome 9, ASM1138683v2, whole genome shotgun sequence:
- the LOC135973441 gene encoding SRRM2 protein homolog rsr-2-like, protein MQADNRKRAPAWTVREVLDLIAVWGEDSVLAELRSKRRNAKTFEKISKGMMERGHNRDSEQCRVKVKELRQAYQKTKEANGRSGSEPRTCRFYAELHAILGGAATTTPPVFVDSGSGIVSSATPEDSADGGEEEDEDELAESTQHSILPNSQDLFITLTEVPSQASQASTQDSDPMEGTSAAANSSSLPPPSRRLSQIRRRKKRTRDEMFSEIMESSRSDRAHLNEWKETVSKYRKEVSEREDRRDQREERRDQREERRDARDERWRQEDQRMKDATLGLLRRLVEVQERLLENRLPLQPLFHPPPSPCSVSSSPRRVRTRGGRLRTPSHSTPVDSPSKRLSFF, encoded by the exons atgcaggctgataatcgaaaaagagcaccagcatggaccgtgagggaggtactggatctgatcgctgtatggggagaggattcagtgcttgcagaacttcgttctaaaagacgaaatgcaaaaacttttgaaaaaatctccaagggcatgatggagagaggccacaatagggactctgagcagtgccgcgtgaaagtcaaggagctcagacaagcctatcaaaaaacaaaggaggcaaacggtcgctccgggtcagagccgcggacatgccgcttctacgccgagctgcatgcaattctagggggggctgccaccactaccccacctgtgttcgtggattctgggtcggggatagtctcatcagcgacgcctgaggattctgccgatgggggagaggaggaggatgaggatgagcttgcagagagcacacagcactccattctccccaacagccaggatctttttatcaccctgactgaagtaccctcccaagcctcccaagccagtacccaagactctgaccccatggaagggacctcag cagctgcaaattcctcaagcctccctcctccatcccgaaggttatcacagataaggcgtcgtaagaagagaacgcgagacgagatgttttcggaaattatggaatccagccgcagtgacagagctcatctgaatgagtggaaggaaacagtttcaaagtataggaaagaagtcagtgaacgtgaggacaggagggaccaacgtgaggagaggagggaccaacgtgaggagaggagagacgctcgagatgagaggtggcggcaggaagaccagaggatgaaggatgcaacgctggggctgctccggcgtctggtggaggttcaggaacggctgctggaaaacagactgccgcttcagcccctgttccaccctcccccctccccatgttccgtatcctcctcacccagacgtgtaagaacgcggggggggaggctccgtacaccttcccattccaccccagtagacagcccaagcaaaaggctgtcatttttttaa